One window of Dyadobacter sandarakinus genomic DNA carries:
- a CDS encoding tetratricopeptide repeat protein — protein sequence MVAALLLLAVPHAFATTVNFTPRLQKAYFDIQKLRLNTARQLIDAERAVAPDNAFLSYLDNYADLHYLLISEDKNAFKTLSAQEDKRLAIIGTLPDNAPFKRFFQAEIRLHWAFAKLKFGNELNGSWEIIRAYRLLEENRRKFPDFVPTLKSLGLLHVLIGSIPENYGWVARILGLKGNIQAGIAEIRTVVREEPMFRQEAELTDILLHAYTLGLSASQLARVREWPKEEPDNLLLHFFTTTTLMKEGKSSDAWQYLASAPQGDAYMAFPFLEYLKAEILLQKGAYAQALGHYRSFLKNYKGFNYVRDSYFKQFLCLWLDDDEKNARQYAEKAASQGSTIIEADQFAQRVAEAYLSGKINARQKVLYRARYATDGGYLSEAWKIVAALDEKSFDTQEEKCELNYRKARILHKMDKPETAVLYYERALLLGRKPAPGFAASSALQLGYIWLSNRQNARAKSYFQEAMSFKKHEYKNSIDNKARAALTALGD from the coding sequence ATGGTTGCAGCTTTGCTGCTGCTGGCTGTACCTCATGCATTTGCCACTACCGTTAACTTCACCCCCCGGCTGCAAAAAGCGTATTTCGACATTCAGAAACTGCGCCTGAACACGGCCCGGCAGCTGATTGATGCCGAGCGCGCCGTAGCACCCGACAATGCTTTCCTCAGTTACCTCGACAACTATGCCGACCTGCATTATTTGCTCATTTCGGAGGATAAAAATGCATTCAAGACCTTATCGGCACAGGAGGACAAGCGACTTGCCATCATAGGCACGCTGCCGGACAATGCTCCATTCAAGCGGTTTTTTCAGGCTGAGATCAGGCTGCACTGGGCATTTGCCAAACTGAAATTCGGCAATGAACTGAATGGATCCTGGGAGATCATCCGCGCCTACCGGCTGCTGGAAGAAAACCGACGGAAGTTTCCGGACTTTGTACCCACACTTAAATCACTCGGCCTGCTGCATGTGCTGATCGGCTCCATACCCGAGAATTATGGCTGGGTAGCCCGGATCCTGGGTTTGAAAGGCAATATTCAGGCAGGTATTGCCGAAATACGAACCGTTGTGCGTGAAGAGCCTATGTTCAGGCAGGAGGCGGAACTGACGGATATTCTGCTTCATGCCTATACGCTTGGACTTTCCGCATCCCAGCTGGCGAGGGTACGGGAGTGGCCCAAAGAAGAGCCTGATAACCTGCTGCTGCATTTTTTTACAACAACAACCCTGATGAAAGAGGGTAAAAGCAGTGATGCGTGGCAGTACCTGGCCAGTGCCCCTCAGGGTGATGCATACATGGCGTTTCCATTTCTTGAATATCTGAAAGCCGAGATTCTTTTACAGAAGGGGGCATACGCGCAGGCACTGGGCCATTATCGCTCGTTTTTGAAAAATTACAAAGGATTCAATTACGTCAGGGATAGCTATTTCAAACAGTTTTTGTGCTTGTGGCTGGATGATGATGAGAAGAATGCCCGGCAATATGCAGAAAAAGCAGCGTCGCAGGGAAGTACCATCATTGAGGCAGATCAGTTTGCCCAGCGTGTGGCCGAGGCATACCTGTCCGGGAAAATCAATGCACGCCAGAAAGTGCTCTACCGCGCCAGATATGCGACTGACGGAGGTTACCTTTCCGAAGCTTGGAAAATAGTGGCAGCTCTGGACGAAAAATCATTTGACACACAGGAGGAAAAATGTGAACTGAACTACCGCAAGGCACGCATTCTTCATAAAATGGACAAGCCGGAAACAGCTGTACTATACTATGAGCGTGCATTGTTACTGGGGCGCAAACCGGCACCGGGCTTTGCGGCATCCTCGGCTTTGCAGCTTGGCTATATATGGTTGTCAAACCGGCAGAATGCCAGAGCCAAGTCTTACTTTCAGGAGGCGATGTCGTTCAAAAAACATGAATATAAAAACAGCATCGACAATAAAGCACGGGCTGCACTGACAGCGTTAGGGGACTAA
- a CDS encoding NAD(P)/FAD-dependent oxidoreductase — protein sequence MNLSNMLDVVIVGGSYAGLSAALSLGRAIQSVVIIDSGEPCNRQTPHSHNFLTQDGSSPAGIAAEALQQILKYPTVHHVKDKVSKVQGHDHHFVVKTTSGSTFEARKILFATGIRDLLPDIPGMSQCWGISVIHCPYCHGYEYRGKQTGIMMNGDEGAEHAVFIRNWAGQLTLFTQGKANISAEKRALLTRNQIRLNESPIRKIVHKNGYISSVELADGTSQALDALYARVPFEQHCSIPQILGCAHTPEGFIQVDAFNRTTIPGIFAAGDNVNSMRSVSQSVAGGTMAGAMLSRELIMHKNTR from the coding sequence ATGAATCTATCCAACATGCTCGACGTGGTGATCGTCGGTGGCAGCTATGCCGGACTTTCAGCTGCATTGTCACTGGGCCGGGCGATACAGTCCGTCGTCATCATCGACAGCGGAGAACCCTGCAACCGGCAGACTCCCCACTCTCATAACTTCCTGACCCAGGATGGTTCTTCTCCGGCAGGTATTGCGGCCGAGGCATTACAACAGATTCTGAAATACCCGACGGTACACCACGTGAAGGACAAGGTGAGTAAGGTGCAGGGGCACGACCATCATTTTGTGGTAAAAACAACGTCCGGAAGCACCTTTGAGGCGCGGAAAATTCTTTTTGCAACCGGTATCCGTGACTTGCTTCCCGACATTCCGGGTATGTCGCAGTGCTGGGGGATTTCTGTGATCCATTGTCCGTACTGCCACGGATATGAATACCGGGGTAAGCAAACCGGCATCATGATGAACGGGGATGAAGGTGCCGAGCATGCGGTATTTATCAGAAACTGGGCGGGGCAACTTACGCTTTTTACACAGGGCAAAGCCAATATTTCCGCAGAAAAGCGTGCACTTCTAACAAGAAATCAAATCCGCCTTAACGAATCTCCCATTCGTAAGATCGTGCATAAGAATGGCTACATTTCCTCAGTGGAACTTGCCGATGGTACTAGCCAGGCATTGGATGCCTTGTATGCCCGGGTTCCCTTTGAGCAGCATTGCAGCATCCCGCAGATACTGGGCTGCGCCCATACGCCCGAGGGTTTTATACAGGTCGATGCATTCAACAGAACTACTATCCCGGGGATTTTTGCGGCAGGCGACAATGTGAATTCGATGCGCTCCGTGTCGCAGTCTGTAGCAGGAGGGACTATGGCCGGCGCGATGCTCAGCAGGGAGCTGATTATGCACAAAAATACACGCTGA
- the radC gene encoding RadC family protein, whose protein sequence is MTDRRKYNPRSILSWFEEDRPREKFTKKGRSALSDAELIAILIGSGTVDHSAVDVAKIIMNSVGNNINSLAKLSVKDLKKHRGIGQAKAVTILAALELGRRRSDIIAVQKRKICCSEDVYEEMKPYLLDKPHEEFWVLLLNRANHVTRTAQVGLGGVSGTPADVKMIFKLAVEHLASSIILVHNHPSGQLIPSLADKRLTEQIREAGRILDLPVLDHMIFTDAGYYSFRDSEEF, encoded by the coding sequence ATGACAGACCGAAGAAAGTATAATCCCCGGAGTATCCTCAGCTGGTTTGAAGAAGACCGGCCTAGGGAAAAGTTCACCAAAAAAGGAAGGTCTGCATTGTCGGATGCCGAGCTGATCGCCATCCTCATAGGCTCAGGTACGGTAGACCATTCGGCAGTGGATGTTGCCAAAATCATCATGAACTCGGTGGGTAACAACATCAATTCGCTCGCCAAGCTGAGTGTCAAAGACCTTAAAAAACACCGCGGCATTGGTCAGGCCAAGGCAGTGACCATCCTCGCTGCCCTGGAACTGGGCCGCAGGCGGAGCGACATCATTGCAGTCCAAAAACGCAAAATCTGCTGCTCGGAGGATGTTTATGAGGAAATGAAGCCTTACCTGCTCGATAAACCCCATGAGGAGTTCTGGGTATTACTGCTCAACCGGGCCAACCATGTTACCCGCACTGCGCAGGTGGGCCTGGGCGGTGTTTCGGGTACGCCTGCGGATGTTAAAATGATCTTTAAGCTGGCTGTGGAACACCTGGCCAGTTCCATCATTCTCGTGCACAATCATCCTTCCGGTCAGCTGATCCCCAGCCTGGCCGACAAGCGCCTGACCGAGCAGATACGGGAGGCGGGACGTATCCTTGACCTTCCCGTGCTGGATCACATGATTTTTACAGATGCGGGCTATTACAGCTTTCGCGACTCTGAAGAATTCTGA
- a CDS encoding PVC-type heme-binding CxxCH protein — protein MIRLFCLLTAALLAEVAFIPAGFAQKNKSNAAVDTSNVDRDYALEATMLGFFGTDGARNPTLRANKGDKVRIKITNGELMTHDISLEKLGLKSKVILEKGSSTSITFTAKESDTYFCSVPGHRAAGMVGSFEVVQGEISDKTIAGQLPLKNGKPLNLNFETGTLQDWTVTGEAFANAIVSQDPSPVHEKDMHIGFEGTHFISSGGSLNARLTGTLTSASFKVSQPFAAFRVSGGALQDTRVELVLAGSDSVIYDITGSGRATLQPAVVDLQPYLNQEIFIRIIDNETGISQIPYIPHDKWAHINFDDFLFYPSRPEFPNELKQKDIIILPPLDPVLHAGLSGVKAAQAMTPPKGFKVTLAASEPEVVKPISFTIDARGRLWVVEGHTYPVRAPEGQGRDRILILEDTDGDGTLDKKKVFTEGLNLVSGIEVGMGGVWLGAAPNLMFIPVDAKNDKPAGPPQILLDGWGLHDTHEVLNNLRWGPDGWLYGTHGVFTHSNVGKPGAPDSERTKINAGVWRYHPTMHKFEVFAEGSSNPWGIDFNDFGHAFITVCVIPHMYHTIQGARYQRQAGNHFNPYTYDDIKTIGDHVHWVGERGPHAGNFRSASAGGGHAHAGAMIYLTDSWPKEYRNEIFMNNINGARLNVDHFEKSGSGYIASHRPDFMAMNDSWSQWLNMKYDASGSVWAIDWYDKNQCHSPNPDVHDKTMGRIFKITSDNDKWVKVDLNAASDLELVNYQLHRNEWYVRQARTILQERGPNKKVHKALKEILANNPDETRKLRALWTLHVTKGLTEKELEALLSNQSEYIRSWAIQLLAEDNDVSPEALKQFAEMARTDSSALVRLYLTSAMTRLVPAQRWDVVEALMQKEEDKNDHNLPLMVWYAAEPLAAVNMKRALQMAEKARLPKILPYTIQRVAAINTDESKKILEELNHKLGMNHSHEHHETQMLLGTLLGGSKVK, from the coding sequence ATGATACGCTTATTTTGCTTACTTACCGCTGCATTACTGGCTGAGGTTGCATTCATTCCGGCAGGTTTTGCACAAAAAAACAAGTCTAACGCAGCTGTTGACACTTCCAATGTTGACCGCGATTATGCACTGGAAGCTACGATGCTGGGCTTTTTCGGGACCGACGGAGCCCGCAATCCAACCCTGCGGGCCAATAAGGGGGATAAGGTTCGCATCAAGATCACCAATGGCGAGCTGATGACCCACGACATTTCTCTCGAAAAGCTGGGATTGAAAAGCAAGGTGATTCTCGAAAAAGGATCCAGCACCAGCATTACCTTCACGGCCAAAGAAAGTGACACCTACTTCTGCTCTGTTCCTGGCCACCGGGCTGCGGGTATGGTAGGCAGTTTTGAAGTCGTGCAGGGTGAAATCAGCGACAAAACCATTGCAGGACAGCTTCCCCTGAAAAACGGAAAACCTTTAAACCTGAATTTTGAAACCGGTACGTTGCAGGACTGGACTGTGACCGGCGAAGCTTTCGCAAATGCAATCGTTTCCCAGGACCCTTCCCCTGTTCATGAAAAAGACATGCATATCGGCTTTGAAGGCACACACTTTATCAGCAGCGGCGGCTCGCTGAATGCCAGGCTTACCGGCACTCTTACCTCCGCATCTTTCAAGGTATCCCAGCCTTTTGCCGCTTTCCGTGTTTCCGGGGGTGCATTGCAGGATACCCGCGTGGAACTTGTGCTGGCAGGCAGCGACAGCGTTATTTACGATATTACAGGTTCGGGAAGGGCCACTTTGCAGCCTGCGGTGGTTGACCTGCAGCCTTATCTGAATCAGGAAATTTTTATCCGCATTATTGATAACGAAACCGGAATTTCACAAATCCCCTACATTCCCCACGATAAATGGGCTCACATCAACTTTGACGACTTTCTTTTCTATCCCAGCCGGCCGGAGTTTCCCAATGAGCTCAAACAGAAGGACATTATTATTCTTCCGCCTCTGGATCCGGTCCTTCATGCGGGCTTATCGGGCGTAAAGGCTGCGCAGGCGATGACACCGCCAAAAGGCTTCAAGGTAACATTGGCAGCATCGGAACCCGAGGTTGTTAAACCCATCAGCTTTACCATTGATGCCCGGGGAAGGCTCTGGGTAGTGGAAGGACATACGTACCCGGTACGGGCACCCGAGGGACAGGGCCGCGATCGTATCCTGATCCTGGAAGACACCGATGGTGACGGAACGCTGGACAAGAAAAAGGTTTTTACCGAAGGTCTGAACCTGGTGAGCGGCATTGAGGTCGGTATGGGCGGAGTGTGGCTGGGAGCAGCACCCAACCTGATGTTTATTCCTGTGGATGCCAAGAATGACAAACCTGCCGGACCTCCACAAATTTTGCTGGACGGCTGGGGCCTGCACGATACGCATGAGGTACTCAACAACCTGAGATGGGGACCTGATGGCTGGCTCTACGGAACGCACGGTGTGTTTACACATTCCAATGTAGGCAAACCCGGCGCACCCGATTCGGAGCGGACGAAGATCAATGCAGGCGTATGGCGGTACCATCCGACTATGCACAAGTTCGAAGTTTTTGCGGAAGGATCGAGCAATCCGTGGGGTATTGACTTCAATGATTTTGGCCATGCATTTATTACTGTTTGCGTGATTCCGCACATGTACCACACCATCCAGGGGGCACGGTACCAGCGCCAGGCCGGCAATCATTTCAATCCCTATACTTACGACGATATCAAAACCATCGGAGACCATGTGCACTGGGTGGGCGAGCGCGGGCCGCATGCGGGCAATTTCCGGTCGGCTTCGGCAGGTGGCGGACATGCCCATGCAGGAGCAATGATCTACCTGACCGACTCCTGGCCAAAGGAATACCGCAATGAAATTTTCATGAACAATATCAACGGTGCCCGGCTGAATGTGGATCATTTTGAAAAATCGGGCTCCGGCTACATTGCCTCTCACCGTCCTGATTTCATGGCCATGAACGATTCCTGGTCGCAGTGGCTCAACATGAAGTACGATGCCAGCGGATCGGTCTGGGCAATTGACTGGTACGACAAAAACCAGTGTCACAGCCCGAATCCCGACGTACATGACAAAACGATGGGACGTATTTTTAAAATCACCAGTGACAATGATAAATGGGTGAAGGTTGATCTGAATGCCGCATCGGATTTGGAGCTCGTGAACTATCAGCTTCACCGCAATGAATGGTACGTGCGCCAAGCGCGGACGATCCTTCAGGAGCGTGGACCCAATAAGAAGGTGCATAAAGCATTGAAGGAAATACTGGCCAACAATCCGGACGAAACCCGCAAGCTGCGCGCACTATGGACGCTCCACGTGACGAAAGGACTGACTGAAAAAGAGCTGGAAGCCTTGCTGTCGAACCAAAGTGAATATATACGGAGCTGGGCGATACAACTGCTTGCCGAGGACAATGATGTCAGCCCCGAAGCCTTGAAGCAGTTCGCAGAAATGGCCCGTACGGATTCATCAGCATTGGTCCGTCTGTACCTGACATCGGCCATGACGCGGCTTGTTCCCGCTCAGCGATGGGATGTTGTGGAAGCATTGATGCAGAAAGAAGAAGATAAAAACGACCACAATCTGCCGCTGATGGTATGGTATGCTGCCGAGCCACTGGCTGCGGTGAACATGAAACGTGCATTGCAAATGGCTGAAAAAGCAAGATTACCGAAGATCCTGCCTTACACCATCCAGCGGGTCGCAGCCATCAACACCGATGAGTCGAAAAAAATACTGGAAGAACTGAATCACAAGCTCGGCATGAACCATTCGCACGAACATCATGAAACCCAGATGCTGCTGGGTACATTGCTTGGCGGCAGTAAAGTGAAATAG
- a CDS encoding VOC family protein encodes MIKKLIFILMLAPAIGAVAQTSPTSLGFTGLNHIALHVKDMPASKNFYQNIMGLAPIEVPDSLKAIRGWFNTGNGQMIHLLAGRTEPVVNDKNGGHYAIFVQSIANAEQFLTAKKIPFHKQVRFGGVVQIYFADPDGYLIEMNEKK; translated from the coding sequence ATGATTAAAAAACTGATTTTTATTTTGATGCTCGCGCCGGCGATTGGTGCAGTGGCACAGACTAGCCCTACCAGCCTGGGCTTTACCGGCCTCAATCACATCGCTTTACATGTGAAAGACATGCCTGCAAGCAAAAACTTTTACCAGAATATCATGGGCCTGGCACCAATAGAAGTGCCCGACAGTCTGAAAGCGATCAGGGGTTGGTTCAACACCGGAAACGGACAGATGATCCACTTGCTGGCAGGTCGCACCGAACCCGTCGTGAATGATAAAAATGGCGGCCACTATGCTATTTTCGTACAATCCATCGCCAATGCGGAGCAATTTCTGACTGCGAAAAAGATCCCTTTTCACAAGCAGGTGCGGTTCGGGGGCGTGGTACAAATCTACTTTGCAGATCCGGACGGCTACCTGATAGAAATGAACGAAAAGAAATAA
- a CDS encoding zinc ribbon domain-containing protein, which translates to MENTIAQKLDALLKLQEIDSSLDEIRKTRGDLPEEVRDLEDEIIGIETRLGKFRSEIANLNTEIDNFKSAQKDGEKLIKKYKDQQMNVRNNREYDAITKEIELQELDMQLAEKKMNEARARIRLIEEDANRAEATLNERNEDLKAKKGELSVITGESEAEEQALIAEREKHIVKIEDRLLKSYQKIRDNSMNGLAVVHVSRGACGGCFSIVPPQRQADIRERKKLIVCEHCGRILADVESVEPVHQNRR; encoded by the coding sequence ATGGAAAATACAATCGCACAAAAACTAGACGCTCTCCTGAAATTGCAGGAAATTGATTCAAGCCTTGACGAAATCCGCAAGACGCGTGGCGACCTTCCTGAGGAAGTGCGCGACCTGGAAGATGAAATCATCGGCATCGAAACGCGTCTTGGAAAATTTAGAAGCGAAATTGCCAACCTGAACACGGAAATCGACAACTTCAAAAGCGCTCAGAAAGACGGCGAAAAGCTGATCAAAAAATATAAAGATCAGCAAATGAATGTTCGCAATAACCGTGAGTATGATGCGATTACCAAAGAAATCGAGCTACAGGAGCTGGACATGCAGCTTGCTGAGAAAAAAATGAATGAAGCACGTGCCCGTATCCGCCTGATTGAAGAGGATGCAAACCGTGCCGAAGCTACCCTGAACGAGCGGAACGAAGACCTGAAAGCAAAAAAAGGCGAACTTTCGGTTATTACGGGAGAGAGCGAAGCGGAGGAACAAGCACTGATCGCGGAAAGAGAAAAGCACATCGTCAAAATTGAAGATCGCCTGCTGAAATCCTACCAAAAAATCCGTGACAACTCCATGAACGGACTGGCAGTAGTTCACGTTTCACGGGGTGCATGCGGCGGATGTTTCAGCATCGTGCCTCCCCAGCGTCAGGCTGATATCCGTGAGCGTAAAAAACTGATTGTTTGCGAGCACTGCGGCCGTATCCTGGCAGACGTGGAAAGCGTTGAGCCGGTACATCAGAACCGCAGATAA
- a CDS encoding Nif3-like dinuclear metal center hexameric protein, translating into MTKIKEVIAALETLAPPSYQESYDNAGLLVGSPGDEVTGVLIALDTTEAVIEEALRRNCNLIVAHHPVIFKGLKQLTGKNYVERTIISAIRNHVAIYAAHTNLDHVHHGVNKMIAEKIGLQQVRVLDPKKGILTKMTFFTPVDHTQAVLDALYEAGAGRIGEYSECSFSAAGTGTFTPSDQANPAIGKAGKRESVAENRSEIMFPSHTTAKMVGVLKRVHPYEEVAYYLTSLENENQEVGAGAIGELPEPVPAERFLEMLKSNMNLQIIRHTEAPGRPVSRVAVCGGAGSFLLQAALRAGADAFVTADYKYHEFFDAEGRAMICDIGHYESEVYTKDLLYNYLSEKFSNFALCLSEVNTNPVRYFV; encoded by the coding sequence ATGACGAAAATTAAAGAGGTTATCGCTGCTCTGGAAACGCTTGCTCCGCCTTCGTATCAGGAAAGTTATGATAATGCAGGTCTGCTCGTCGGATCACCGGGAGATGAGGTTACGGGCGTACTGATTGCACTGGATACTACCGAAGCGGTCATTGAAGAAGCCCTGCGCCGTAACTGCAACCTGATTGTTGCGCATCACCCTGTCATCTTCAAAGGTCTTAAGCAGCTTACCGGGAAAAATTACGTTGAGCGCACCATCATCAGCGCCATCCGTAACCACGTTGCGATTTATGCCGCACATACCAACCTCGATCATGTCCACCATGGAGTCAATAAAATGATTGCAGAAAAAATCGGGTTGCAGCAGGTTAGGGTACTGGACCCTAAAAAAGGCATTTTGACAAAAATGACCTTTTTTACACCGGTTGACCATACACAAGCTGTGCTCGATGCCTTGTACGAGGCCGGAGCGGGCCGGATCGGGGAGTATTCGGAATGCAGCTTCTCTGCTGCGGGCACGGGTACCTTCACACCCAGTGACCAGGCCAATCCGGCAATCGGGAAAGCCGGAAAGCGAGAATCAGTAGCTGAAAACCGTTCCGAAATCATGTTTCCGTCCCATACGACGGCGAAGATGGTAGGCGTGCTCAAACGGGTACATCCCTATGAAGAAGTGGCATACTACCTGACCAGCCTTGAAAACGAAAATCAGGAAGTTGGTGCCGGGGCAATAGGAGAGTTGCCGGAGCCAGTGCCGGCTGAGCGTTTTTTAGAGATGTTAAAAAGCAATATGAACCTGCAGATCATCCGGCATACCGAAGCTCCCGGCCGGCCGGTTTCCCGCGTAGCCGTATGCGGAGGAGCGGGCAGCTTTCTTCTGCAGGCCGCGCTCAGGGCGGGTGCGGATGCATTTGTAACCGCAGACTACAAGTATCACGAGTTTTTTGATGCGGAGGGCAGGGCCATGATTTGTGACATCGGGCACTATGAAAGTGAAGTGTATACTAAAGATTTACTATATAATTATTTATCAGAGAAATTTAGTAATTTCGCACTCTGTTTGTCAGAAGTCAACACCAATCCGGTCCGATATTTTGTTTGA
- a CDS encoding RsiV family protein, whose amino-acid sequence MIPNIMRFFGLLLLVSWSLVFQACNRQARKEEVQTADRKLAGAVRHEQYGSCDSVSNAGIYVKLNLWQPTGEDTLAKTMSGVLNQKTIKKINAFGDPDLIKSNPAALESVAGAFQVFENNYKSFKKTNPDAPGCWMMELTGDTLMTTSKALCYQLFEVSFVGGAHPNSFRSFHVFDRKTGIERPMKDYVTDSAALVKLVEKEFRKVEKLSPEADLDQSGYFLLNHTFVLPLNYIFAREGVRFYYNPYEIAPYARGAIDFTIPYTALEGIIRKDIF is encoded by the coding sequence ATGATACCTAACATAATGCGTTTTTTCGGGTTACTTCTGCTTGTTTCGTGGAGTTTGGTATTTCAGGCTTGTAACAGGCAGGCCCGGAAAGAAGAGGTGCAAACAGCGGATCGGAAGCTGGCAGGTGCTGTCAGGCATGAACAATATGGCAGCTGTGACTCGGTCAGCAATGCAGGCATTTACGTGAAGCTCAACCTTTGGCAGCCGACGGGTGAAGACACGCTTGCCAAAACAATGTCCGGCGTTCTGAACCAGAAAACGATTAAAAAAATCAATGCTTTTGGTGACCCTGATCTGATCAAAAGTAATCCCGCGGCATTGGAAAGTGTAGCGGGAGCTTTTCAGGTTTTTGAAAACAATTACAAAAGCTTCAAAAAAACCAATCCCGATGCGCCAGGCTGCTGGATGATGGAGCTTACAGGCGATACCCTTATGACAACCTCAAAGGCATTGTGCTATCAGCTTTTTGAGGTGTCTTTTGTGGGCGGTGCACATCCCAATAGTTTCAGGTCTTTTCATGTTTTTGACAGGAAAACAGGTATCGAAAGGCCTATGAAAGATTACGTGACCGACTCCGCTGCCCTGGTAAAGCTTGTTGAAAAAGAATTCAGGAAGGTGGAAAAACTAAGCCCGGAGGCCGATCTTGATCAATCGGGGTACTTCCTGCTCAACCATACATTTGTACTTCCTCTTAACTACATCTTTGCGCGCGAGGGGGTGCGGTTTTATTACAACCCCTACGAAATTGCCCCCTATGCCCGCGGCGCCATTGATTTTACCATTCCCTACACGGCACTCGAAGGCATCATCCGAAAAGACATATTCTGA
- a CDS encoding LytR/AlgR family response regulator transcription factor → MRTLIVDDERLARNELKRLLEPYTKIEIVGEASNADEALTLIDQLQPELLFLDIQMPGRNGFELLSAIEGKTPEVIFTTAYDEYAIKAFEYNALDYLLKPIDNERLKDTIQRIEENQSHPEVHVHSEERAGKVLGADDQVFVKDGEKCWFVKLGKIRLFESMGNYVRLHFDDQKPLVLKSLNNLEERLDPITYFRANRKHIINLNWVEKIEPWFSGGLLVTLQGGDKIEISRRQAIRFKELMSL, encoded by the coding sequence ATGAGAACACTTATTGTTGATGATGAGCGACTTGCCCGCAATGAATTGAAGCGGCTTCTGGAACCTTATACCAAAATTGAGATTGTAGGCGAGGCGTCGAATGCGGATGAGGCGCTCACGCTGATCGACCAGTTGCAGCCCGAACTGCTCTTTCTCGACATTCAGATGCCCGGAAGAAACGGTTTTGAGCTGCTTTCTGCCATCGAGGGGAAGACGCCAGAGGTTATTTTTACCACTGCCTATGACGAATATGCGATCAAGGCATTTGAGTATAATGCACTGGATTACCTGCTGAAACCCATTGATAATGAGCGACTGAAAGATACGATCCAGCGGATCGAGGAAAACCAGTCGCACCCGGAAGTACACGTGCATTCCGAAGAACGCGCCGGGAAGGTACTCGGAGCCGATGACCAGGTATTTGTAAAAGATGGCGAGAAATGCTGGTTTGTAAAATTGGGTAAAATCCGCCTTTTCGAATCCATGGGCAACTATGTACGCCTGCATTTTGACGATCAGAAACCACTGGTGCTCAAATCTCTGAACAACCTCGAAGAACGCCTTGATCCGATCACGTACTTCCGTGCCAACCGCAAGCATATCATCAACCTGAACTGGGTGGAGAAAATTGAGCCCTGGTTTAGCGGGGGATTGCTGGTAACCCTGCAAGGCGGCGATAAAATCGAGATCTCGCGAAGGCAGGCGATCCGTTTCAAAGAATTGATGAGCCTATAA